TCGCCATGGAATTTGACGCCCTTGCGCAAATGGAAGGTCCAGACCTTGCCGTCCGGCGAGGTCTCCCAGCGCTCGGCGAGATCGGGTTCGAGATCCTTGGGATCAGCGCTGCCCGGCTTGAAGCGGACGAGGCCGTTATAGAGCCAGCCGACCAGCGCCTTGTCGTCGGTCGCACTGGCACGGTGGGCGTCGAGCGTCGAGACATTGCTGGCGCCGGAACTGACCCGAAGGACCGTCTCCTGCGCCAGGGCCTGTCCCTGCAGGCCCGCGACCAGCATCAGGCCCGCAAGCCTGGCGGCATGCATCTTCATCGCCTCATCCCCTCGTTCCTTGTTGGCGCGATAGTGGGGACGGTCAGTCCAGTCTGTCCAAGTCGAAATCGGGGATGGGGTATTCTGCAGGGTTATGGCGATAGCTGTGCTAGCCAGGCCGTCATCCGATCGCGAGGCGTGCTGGATCAGTAGCGGTTGCGCTGGGTGATGTCGCGGATCGCGGTCAGGCCGGACATCGCCTGCGGCGCGCCATTGGCCCGGTAGAGCGCCTGGAAGACCTGCGCTGCATCGTCGAAGCGGCCGAGATTGAAATAGGACCAGCCGCGCATCAGCATCAGATCGGTGCTCTCGGAGGCATAGCGCGCCCGCTCGCCGAGCGTGATCAGAGCGTTGTTATAATCCTTTGCGTCGTACAGGGCATAGAAGCGTTCGGAGAGCAGCAGGCTCTGGAGCTCCTTGCGACGTGCCGGGGGCAGATTGGAGCTGGCGGCCGCAGCGCTGGCTTCGCTCGTCAGTCCCTGCTGGATTTTCGCATAGGCCTTGCCCGCGGCGGCGTCGGCGGCGACCTGGGCGTTGCCGCTGCGCTGGGCGGCGTCGAAAGCTTCCGCCGCGGCCGCCGGCCGCTTCAGGTTGAGCAGGCACCAGCCGCGCTGGAGCGCGGCTGCTCCACCTGCACCCGCGCCGCAGGAGCCGTTGCGCGGGCGCTCGGCTGCCGGGCGGCGCGTCACCACAGCGGCGGGAATGTCGTCTTCGTAGCGCATCGCCGGCGCGGGCTCGGTCCGAACGATACGACGTGGCGCCCGTTCGGCCGGCTCGGGTACCGGGGCTGTCCGCGCGGTCGGGGACGTCTCTGGGAGCGGTCGGGTTTCCCGCTCCGGAGCTGGGGAGCGTCTGCGGTTCGGGTTCATCAGATCGGCGATGCGGGGCGAGCGATTGCGCCATTCGGCGATGATGGCACGCACGCCGGCCAGGTCGCGCAGGCGCTGATGCACCAGAGCCAGCCCATAGGCTGCCGGCTCGTAGTTGCGATCCCAGGACAGGGCGGTCTCGAACCAGGTTTCGGCCGGGGCGATCTGTCCCGAATTATAGGCGTACCAGCCGAGTCCGGCGCCGCCTGGCGCATAGCGATCGACGCCGACAGTTTTGGCGATGCGCTCGATGACGGCGCGCTCGAGCCGCGGGGCCGGCTCCTGCGCGATCAGCGCCGTCGCGACGTCGAGATAGGCCTTGCGATTCGCCGGGCCGGCTTCGAGCCATTGCGCGCCGAGCGTCTCCGCCTCCTGGTATTTCTGCAGCGCGCCCAGCGCGAGCACGGCTCCTTCCGCCGCCTTGGCGCCGCCATTGCGCGCCAGCGCGGTCTGGAACCAGGTCACGGCCTTGGCCGGGTCGCTGTGGCGGAAGGTGTAGAAGCCGAGCAGGATCGCATCGTCCGGCGTCGTCGCCGCATTGGCGAGTGCTTCGATGCGCCGGAGCTCCTCGGGCGTGGCGGTCAGGCTGGGGTCTTCCGCCGCCTTGCCGATATGGCGCCGCGCGATCTCGTCGCGAATGCTCGAGAACTCGTTCTGCTTCTCCTGCGCCAGCAGGGGGCTGACCAGCGTCTCGGGCAGGCTGGCGAGCGCCTTCTGCATGGTGCCGACCCGCTCGGTCGCGTTGGTGCAGTTGGTCAACACGTAGGCATAGGCGTCGCGCGCCCGCTCCGGCGCGCCGGTCTGGATGAAGGCTTCGGCCACGCGCCAGAGCGCGTCGACATTGGCACAGGTCAGCAGCGCCGGCGTCTCGGTGCCGATCCTGATCACCTGCTCCCATTGCCTGGCATTGGAGGCGTTGACCAGGCGCAGGCCGGCCTCGGCCCGGTCGAGCTGGGCGGTGAGGTCGGCCGGGGCCTGCCAGTTCGGATCGGCGCTGCTGCGTTGGGCGAGTGCCGCGCGCGCCTCGCCGAACTTGCCCTCGGCGAACAGCTTCCAGACTCGCTCCAGCTCGGGATCGCCGGCGGGCAGCGACGAATTCAGATCGGTCGGCGGCTTCCATTCCGGATAGAGCGCGCGCAGCCGGGCAAGTTCCGCTTCGTAGCGGCGAGTGTCGCCCTGGCTGGCGAAATAGCGCAATGCCGTCTCGTCGACCTTCTGCGGTGGCCCCGGCGGTGGCGCAGGCCGTCCCGGCGCCGCAGGGGCTTGAGCCAGTTCGGTCTCCAACTGCCCGGCAGCGGCCGGTTGTGGCGACGGGGTCGGTTCGGTCTGCGTCTCCGCCTGCGCCTGTTGAACAGCCGGTAGGGGGGCTTCCGGCCAGCTGAGATCATGGCCATAGCGGCCCAGCCCGTAGAAGGCGGCGCTCGAGGCTGCGACGGTGATCAGCACGGATTTCACATGCATTGCGGATACCTCTCGCTGAGCATCGAGAGGGCAAGCAGATGCAGGGTTGACGGGTAGTAGAGTGTCGGCTGGAAGGTCTTCAGCTCGGTTGGGACAGGGGTGCGGTCAAGCGCACAGGCCATGGCGGCGTTCAGGATGCGGTAGCCGGCGTCCGGCAGCGGCTCGACCGGTTTGCCGCTCGGCACGTCGATTACTGCCGTGCCATTGGCCCAGGCCTGGCGGAAGGGTTCGAGGCGTTGCTTGTCGGCAAGGCCGGCCCGCAGGAGATAGAGCGGGATGCGCAGCGCGTTGTAGCCGAACTGCGGCGGGAAGCCGTCGGCCGGCTTCGGCTCGCCCTTGAGCGAGAGCCAGTCGGCCGCCGGAACCTTCCGCCTGGCGAGGTCGTCCAGCAGCTTCAATCCGCTGGCCTGCACCTGCATCCAGCTCTGGTCGCCGGTGAGCCGGGCGAGGACGGGGAAGCTCTCGAACACCCAGTAGGACGGGTTGATCACCGGCCCGTCCGGCCGTTCCTGCTCGGAAAAGCCCTTTGCCGCCGGCATCAGCCAGGTTTCGCTGCCGCGTTTCAGGAGTGCCACCTTGGCCAATGACCGGGCGATCTGGCGGGCCGCGGTGGTGTAGGCGGGCATCGACCAGCGCGTGCCGGCGCAGGTGAGGGCTTCTGCAATCAGGAGGTCGCCGTCGCTGGCGTTGTTGATGTCGCTGATGCGCGGCGTGGTCTTCGGGTCCCAGCGCCAGGCCGCGAGGCCGTCATCGCGGATGAGGAACTCGGTCCGGGTGAAGGAGAGGATGCTGGCGAAGCTGCTGCGATCGCCGGCAAGGCATGCCAGCAGCAGGCCGTAGCCCTGGCTCTCGCTGTGGCTGATGCCGCCATTGGCGTCGTCGATGACGCGCCCCTCGGCGGTGACGAATTTTTGCCGGTAGAGCTCCCACGCGCCGGCGGGGAGGGCAGCATGAGCACTGGAGGTGAGGCTGAGCAGCATCGCGGCCAGGGTTGCGCGAAGCCGTTTCACGAACGCCTCCCCAACCGGCCGAGCATCAGGAAGGTTCCGATGCCGAGGCCGATGCAGGCTCCCAGCAGGGTCAACGCATAGATGCCGATATTGCTCGACATCCAGTTGGCGAAGACGAGGCGCATATTGGCCAGGCTGAACGCCCGGGTCATGACGAAGGCGGTGCTGTCCGCTGAGAGGACGTGATTGTCCTGCCCACTGCGGAAGGCGGTGAGCTTGCCGGCCATGCCTGCCCAGTTGCCGGGGGTGACGAGCCTGTCGACGTTCTTCTCCAGCGCCTCCTCCTGGCGCACGACGAAGGCGGTCCAGACCTGCCTTGTGTCGGGGTCGCTCGCTTGGGCAGCGATCAGCTCGGCTCCTTCGGCCGGTTCATAGAGCGTGGGCGCGCGCGAAGGGGTGCGCAGCTGGGCGAAGGAGAGATCGAAGGTGCGCTGCAGCCATCGGTCGAAGCTGATGAAATAGCGCGCGAGGGGGCCGCCGAACGAGCCGCGCCAGCGATCGCGGGTCGCCTCGGTGCTCGGCGCGACGCCACCGGAATCTTCCGGCGTCGTCTGCCGCCCCTGGAAGCGGTTGATCACCGCATCGAACACGGCCGTGCCCTCGGTCTCAGGCACGAGGACGACTGCGTCCGCGCGCTGCGGCCAGGTGTTGCGGACATTGTCGGCGATGCCGATGCGCGGCAGCAATCCAGCGGGCATCTGGCCGGCGGCGCCCACGATCAGGGCGGGACGGTCGCCGATGGCGGCGGCGCTGCCAATGACGTCGACGGGGAGCGGCCGATCGGCGCGCTGGGCGAGCCTTGCGAGCAGGGTCGCAGCGGCGCTCAGGTTGGGGATGTCCAGGCGGCCAACGAGCAGGGCGATCTGGGCGGTGATCGAATAGGGAAAACCGGTTCCCGCCACTGCCGCCAGATTGGGGCTGACGCCGATCTTGGCGAAGTTCGGGATCGCCAGAGCCGTGGTGTCGAACAGCGCAAAGCGGTTCTTTCCGGGCAATGTCGCGCCCGGTCCGCAGGCGAGGTCGGACCTGGCCGGCGTCACCGCCTCGAACCAGATCTCATTGATGCCAGGTCGGAAGTGCCTGAGCGGTACCGTGATCGGGGTTTGCTGGAAGAGGCCTCCGCTCGTCGTATTGAGCGGCACGGTCGCCGCGACATTGCCGTTGACGAAGATCTCGATATGGCTGTCGCCGGGCAGGACCTCGGAATAGGCGCCGTCTAGATAGAGCGTCGCTTCGCCATAGGCGTTTGCGTAGAAATCTCCCGGCATCGCGAGGACGGCGCGCACGCGCATGCGCCGCCCCGAGGATTCCTGCGTCGCAATCCCGAGTTCCGAAAAGCGCAGCACCTGGCTGTCGGAGACGAACGGCGCATCGGGGACGTGCCAGCTCGCCGTAGCCATCGTCTTGCGGTTGATGTTGGTCGGCCGGGAGACCGGCCCGGTCAGGAGCCTGGCGATGGTCGCCTCGAGGTCTTGCCAGGTCTCTCCAGTGACGAGCAGGGCGGCAGGTCCGAGCTTCGGATGCGTCGTGAAGCCGACGAAGCTGCCGACGCCGGCCTCCGCGGGCAAGGTGCCGATGAGGTCGCGCAGCTCCTTGCTCGTTCCGAGCAGGACGGTCAGCATCCCCGGGCGGACCCTGTCGGGCAGCCGCTCGGAGATCCGAACCGCCGCCTGGCTGTAGCGACCGCGCAGGGCAACGCCTTGAGCCACGGCAAGAATGCTGTTTGCGGCAACGGCACTCGCCGCGCCCGGCGCGACGATATGGATGGTCGTCTGCCCGGTCTCGTCGGCACCGACTGCTGGCAGGTCGTCGATGCTGCGCAGCCGCGATTGCTGTGCCGGGTTCCTGAAGGAGAGTCTGGTGCCGGCGCCGTCGATGCGTGTCCACAACTCATAGGTGGAGGCGATCGTGCAGTCGGTGCGATGGCGTTGCACGGCCTCGAAGCGGATCGTGTTCTGGCCGGGCCTGAGAAGCCCTTTGCGGATCGCGGTAGAGGTTCGCTTCAGGCGATCGGAGGAGGCGATCGGCGCTTCCATGATGCGCTCGCCATTGATGCGCACCGTCAGGCGCGAGGCCTCCGGCATCACGACCAGCGCATTCTGGAAGGCGATGTCGAGATTGAGGTCGGCGCCGGCCTCGTCCTGGGTCAGATAGAAGGCCCAGCTGCGTGCATCGCCTTCACCTTCGAGCATGACGCGGGCGGCCGGCAGCAGCGGCTTGAAGGCGAAGCTGGCGGGAATGGCTGGCGTCACTGCTGCCGGTGCCGGCTCTGCCTGCGGTTTGGGTTCCGCCGGACGGGCGGCTGCAGGGTGCTGGGCGGGCGGGGCGATCATGAACGGTGCGGGTTCGTTCGGTGGCGTCGGCTGGGCCTCCTGCGCCCAGGGCGCGGAGCCCGGGTTCAGGATTGGAAGAGCTGCCGCCGCGGCCAATATGGGGAGGAGGCGCGGCCTCATTCCGCCGCCCCCCGCGTAGGATTGGAACGGGCAAAGCGGGCGAGGCCGAAGAAATAGGACAGGCCGCGGCTGGTCTGGAACACGGCGAGGCGCAGGAAGCGCAAGGTGCCGTAGATGACGCCCATGTTCTGGCGCCGCGCCTTCTGGAAGCTGCTCCAGATCCCGGCATCCGAGAAGGCGAGGTCCGCGATGATGCGGCTGTGCAGCGGCTCGCTCGGCTCGTAGCGGCAGCCGAGCACCAGGCCCTTCGTGTCCGGAGCGAGGCGCACGACGCGTACGGGTAGGGCGCCCGCCGGCATCGCGATCGACGTTTCGAAGGCGATCTCCCCCTTGCTGCCGGCGGGCAGCCTGTCGAACTCCTTGGACAGCACCCGGATGGCGACGCCGTCGACGGAGACGTTCTCGGTGACGATCGGCGCCGTCCTGCCATCGATGCTGATTTGCCCGCGGCGCTTCACCGGGAAACGCCGGGCGCCGCGTCCTTCCGGCCGCTCCGAGACCACGCCGAGGGCGCAACCGGCCATCAGCAGGTTGAGGATGTTCCAGAGCCCGACCACGAGGGTGGTGTCGGCATTGTAGGGCTGGGTGATGATGCGCCAATAGGTGGCGACGACGCCGAGCGCCAGCACGGCGAAGATGATGAAGAAGGGCAGGCCGAGCTCGGAGACGCGCCGCGTCCCAAGCTCTTCGCTCTTGGCGGTGACCTTGAAGGTCGGCTTGCCGGGATTGAGGAGGACCGAGATCACTGCCGGTAGCAGGTAGACCGACTGGATGAATTCGTAGAGCTCGGAGATCCACGGCCAGCGATAGCGGCCATAGAGATAGTTCTGCATCATCAGGTTCACCGCCATGTAGCTGAACACATAGGCGATGAACTCGGCGCCCGAGGCGGTGAAGATCTCCAGCCCGAAGAACAGGTAGAACAGCGGCGCCACCAGGAAAGTCAGGCGCACGAACGGGAACAGCCAGAACAGGGCCGAGGACGAGTAGCACAGGCGCTGCGGCAGCGAGAGGCCGCTTTTCAGCATCGGGCGGTGGTAGATCAGGATCTGCATCATGCCCTGCGCCCAGCGCGAGCGCTGGCCGATGAAGCTCGCGAAGGTCGCGGGCTGGAGCCCGGCGATCAGTGGCTTGTCGACATAGATGCTGTTCCAGCCGGTGGCGTGCAGGGTGATCGCGGTCTCGGCATCCTCGGTGATGCTGCGCCCTGAGAAGCCGCTGGTCGTCTGCAGCGCCGTGCGGCGCAGCACTGCGGCCGAGCCGCAGAAGAACGAGGCATTCCACTTGTCGAGACCGCGCTGGATGATGCCGTAGAACATCTCGTTCTCGGACGGCATCGCCTTGAACGTCTTGAGATTGCGCTCGAGCGGATCGGGATTGATGAAGAAATGCGGCGTCTGGACCAGGAACAGCTTCGGATCCTCGCCGAAATAGCCGATCGTCTCGGTCAGGAAGCTGCGTGCCGGCGCGTGGTCGGCGTCGAAGACGACGACGAGGTCGCCGCTGGAATGGGCGAGGCCGTTGTTGAGGTTTCCGGCTTTGGCGCTGACATTGCGCTCGCGCGTCAGATAGGTGCAGCCGAGCCCCTCGCAAAGCGTCTGCAGTGCCGTGCGACGCTCCCGGGCCGCGCTGGCGGCGACGAAATTGTCGGCATTGCATTTCTCATCGGTGCCGCCGTCGTCGAGCAGGTAGACGGTGAGCCGGCCGGCCGGATAATCCATGGCGAGCGCCGCCGACAGCGTCGTCGCCAGCAGCTCCGGCTCCTCGTTGTAGGTGGGCACGAAGACATCGACGGTTGGAGCGTCGGCGGCGATCGGCGGGGCGCTCTTGCGTCGCGGCAGCGGCATCGCCACGACGAACAGGCTGAGAAACAGCATGCCGATATTGTAGAGTTCGGCCAGATAGAGGATCAGCCCGGGGATGAAGTCCTCGAGCTGGTTGATCGGGGGCAGCGTGCTCGTCGTGCGCCAGTAGACATAGCGCAGCACCATCGCCGTCCCGAGGCCGAGCGCAATCAGGCGCCAGACCCCGTAGGGACGCAGGAATTTGAGCAGGATCATCGCCCCGACCACGATCGTCCCGGCGATCAGATGCGCCTGCAGGCTGATCGGCAGCGTGATCAGCGCCACGACCACGGCCGTGGCGATCGCCCAGAAGATGACGTAGATCGCGGTTCGCATCGGCTCTCGGGACGCTTCGCTGTCTCAGGGTGTCGTGGGTGGCGGTGGAACGGTCGGATACCCCTCCAGCCGCTTGTCGGGGACGGGCTGCGTTTCTTGAAAGCGATCGGCTTCGATCCGAGGCGCCCGCGCCGGCCGCGGCCGGGCGGCACGCCGCGGCCCCGGCGCGTCCTCGGCCGAAACCTGCGGCAGCGGGTAGATCGGCGCGCCGGCCTGGCCGAGCCCCGGCGCCGGCGCCGGCGCATCCCCGGCCGGGCCCCAGCCGCTGCGTCGCAGCGAGGCGTTGAGCGAGTAGTCATAGGCGAGGCGCAGTAGCGCGGCTTCGCTCGCCTTGGGGTCGCAGATGCGCATGCGGACCGAGACCGCGCCCGATTTCGGCCGGAAGATGCTGTCGCCATTAGCGATGCGCTGCCAGGCGTAGAGACAGGCCTCGCCGCCGGTGCCACGGCCGAAGGCGTAGCCGAACGGCCCGTATTTGTTCTGGACGAAGACGGCCGAGGGCGCCATGGCGACGCCCGGCAGGCGCTCCTCCATGTCCTGCGCGACGGCGAAGTCGTCGATCCCCGGCAGCTTGAGCAGATTGCCCTCGACGCCGGCGCTGTCCGGCAGGTCGGCCGCGGTGAAGAAGGCGACCTCGATCATGTTCTCGCCGGGCGTGCGGCCGCGTGTCGTCAGCGAGATCGTCTGCGCGATTGCGTTCTCATAGCTGCGCTGGGTGATGCCGATCACCGGCGGGCTGCCGGGCGGAAGCACGATCATCGCCCGGCTCGGGTCGACCGAGAGCGAGCGCGTCGCCGTCACCAGTTCCGAATCGGCAAGTCTCTGCTCGCCGCATCCGGCCATGGCCAAGCACAGGCAGACGGCCGCGACAGATATTGCCGCGCGCTTCTGAGGCGGGTGGCGCTGTCCGGAACGTATCGCTGGACCCTGTCCTGCGACGTTCATCGGCACGCCGGTCCATGTCTGGTCGGCATCGTCATATGTTGACCATCGATTAATACAGGTTAACGCGAGCCTACCGTCCGCTGCGCATCGACAATGCGGTCCGAGCATCCGAATCCTGTCGACAATACAGATGATTCGCGCGGTTATTCCAACCGCTGATCGTGCCGGCTGGTCGCATGGCGATCCGCCAATGCTCTTCGGGCGAGCGAAAAATCGAGGCGCGACGCGGCCTTGGAACGGGAAAACGGCCGCCTCGCGTTTTGCTGGGGATGGCGGCGTCCGGTCGTCCGGCCTTGAGCGCGATCGCTGGGCGATTCAGGCCGGCGATCGATCCGGGCGTTGCGAGGCGTTCCGCAGCCCGAGCAAGGCGATGGCCAGCAGCCCGAGCGAGGTGAGCGCATTCCAGCCAGCGAGGGAGAGGCCGAGGAAGCGCCAGGCGGCTTCCGTGCAGGAGACGATGCGGGTCGTCTGCAATTGCTTCATCAGATCCTGGACCCCGGCCGCCGCCGGGGCAGGCGTGCCGCCGCAATCGTTCGGACCGGCGAAGATCCCCCACTCTACGCCGGAATGGTAGACGCCGAGCCCGGTGCTCCAGGCCATCAACAAAGCGAGGACGATCAGCACCGCGATCTGCAGCCGGCGCGAGCGGGCGAAGATCAGTGCGAGCGTCGTCAGGCCGATCACGGCATAGTGCGGCGCGCGCTGTTCGAGGCAGAGCTTGCAAGGGCGCAGATGCAGGACCAGCTCGAAGAACCAGGCGCCGCCGATCAAGGCGAGGCTGGCGAGCCCGATCAGGGCGATCAGGCGGCGCGGATCGGCGAGGAGGCGCGAGGCAAGGCCGGTCATGGCGACACTCAGCAAGAGAGAAGTTGCCCCGAACCTGTCAGCAGCTTGAGGCCGAAATAGAGCAGGATCAGGAGAGCCGCGCCGCCGAGAGCGATCAGCTTTAGCCGCTTCTCGATGAAGTGGCGGATCGTCTCGCCATAGCGGCGCAGCAGGAAGGCGAGGGCGAAGAAGCGGGCGCCGCGCGCGAGGACGCAGGAGAGCACGAAGAAGCCCAGACCGATATGGACGGCGCCGGCCAGGATCGTCACCACCTTGATCGGCGGCAGATGCGCCAGGCCGGAGGTGGTCAGCAGCAGCAGCGTCGTATCGGGCCCGGCGCAGGCGCGCAGTTGCTCGAAGGCGCCGAGCTTGCCGTAGAACGCGAGGACCGGCCGCGCCAGCGCGTCGAAGGCGTAGTAGCCGAGCGCGTAGCCCGCGATGCCGCCGAGCGTCGAGAACACCGTCGCGATCAAGGCGAGGCGATAGGCCCGCTCGGGCTTGGCCAGCGCCATCGGCACGAACAGCACGTCGGCCGGGATCAGGAAGAAGGAGCTCTCGATGAAGGCGACGACGGCGAGCCAGACCTGCGCGCTGCGGCGGGCGGCGAGCGAGAGCGTCCAGAGATAGAGGCGTTCGAACATGCCGCCCCTTAGCGGGCGCGGAGCCTTCCGTCCATGGCTGCGACGTCGTGGGAAAAGCCGTTCACGCGAGATTGACCGGCCTTCGGCTATCGCTATAGTCCGCCCCGCCTGAAAAGGGCCCCTGTGGCGGAATTGGTAGACGCGCTCGACTCAAAATCGAGTTCCGCAAGGAGTGCTGGTTCGATCCCGGCCAGGGGCACCATTTTCGACGGCATCTCGCTGCCCGGCCGTTATATCGGCCGGCCGCCCTAAAATCGCCTCTCGCCGCCGCTCTGTCTTGCCCCCGAATCGATCCTTACGGGCAGCCGAGGAGTGTCAGCATGAGGGCAGTCGCCATCACCGTCGCAGCCAGCGTTCTGGGGGCCATTCCGGCCTTCGCCGACGAACTTCCACAGCGCAAGCCGGGTCTCTGGGAAAGCAAATCGACGAGCGCCGAGGGCGAGACCAGCGCCAAGCAATGCGTCGGCCCGGGCACTGACCGCGCCATGGTCGGTGGCATGGCTGGCGCCGCCTGCTCGAAGATGGAGGTGACCAAGACCGGAACCGGCTATGCCGTCGCGACCGAGTGCGCGATCGGCCAGATCAAGGCGGTCGGTAGCAGCGTCGTCACCGGCGATTTCCAGACGAGCGTGCGCACCGAAGGCACCACCAAGCTCACCGGCATGCCCGGCCAGGCCGGGACGGTCGAGCGCAAGCTCGTCGTCGAGGCCAAGCGCGTCGGCGATTGCGGCCCGGGCCAGAAGCCCGGCGATATCATCATGCCCGATGGCAAGGTGATCTCGATGCCAGGGGCGGCCGGCGCGAAGCCCTGATTCCCGTCGAGAGCGAACGCCGCGATGTCGCAAACGGCCGACGAGAAAAAAGTCGGCCGGCATGTCACATCTCGCCGAGCCGGTTCGTCCTGTTTGGGAGCGCTGCAGCGGCCATGCCGTCCTGTGAGGCGCGCTTCACCGGACGAGGACGGACATGGCAACGGACATTATTCTGGCAGGCGCGGAGAGCGCTGCCATCGCCGGGCGGCTGCTCCTGGGCGGGGCCTTCGCCTTCGCTGGCCTGCGCAATATCGTCAACAGGGGCCTGCTGGCGAGCCTGATCGGCGCACGCAGCGTGCCGCTGCCGGCCGTCACCTTGTGGCTCGGCATCGCCTTGCAGATCATCGCCGGGCTCATGATCATCTGCGGCATCCAGGTCTCGCTGGCGGCGCTGATGCTGTTCGCCTTCCTCCTGGCGGCGACGCCGATGTTCAACAATTTCTGGGATCACCAGGGCCTGGACCGCGCCAACCGCATCAACGGCTTCGTCGCCAATATCGCGATCGCCGGCGGCATCCTCGGCTTGATCGGCCAGACCTGAGCCGTTCAGCCGGGCTCGCCGGCGATCACGCCTTTGCGGAACAGGAAGCAGCCATAGGGGCGGGGATCGCCGACCTGCACCACGGCGAAGGCCTGCTTCGCCGCCTCGTAGAAGGCGAAACGTTCGATGCCGGCGAGTAGCTCCGGACGCCCGAGGGCCCGGTCGAGCTCAGCCTGGACCTGGTGCTGCACATCCGGGATCGTCCCGGCATCGCCGACAACCAGCATGCGCCGTGCCGGCTGCGGTTCGAAATCGTCGATCGGCAGCACCGAGAGGATGGCGCGCGCTGCCCGCGCCATGGAAAGGCCGGGCAGGCGCACCAGCCGGCCGCTGGTCGTGGCGCGGGCGATCTTTTCGGCCGGGTGGTTGGCGTCGACCAAGGCGAGATCGTCGCCATGGCCCATGGCGGCGAGTACCCAGAGCAGGTCGGCGGAGAGGACCGGGTCGATATCCCTAAGCATGTCACTGACGTCCGCGCTGCGAGAGATAGAGTTTTCGGGCATTGCCGCCGAAGACGGCAGCGCGCTGCGCTTTGGTGAGGTCGGAGAGGAGCGCTTCGGCAGCCTCGATCCATTGCCCATAGGAGGCGCGCAGCATCACCACCGGCCAGTCGCTGCCGAAGATCAACCGCTCCGGGCCGAAGCTGGCGAGGAGATGGTCCACGACCGGTCGGAGCGTCTCCAGCGTCCAGTCCGGGCCGGCCTCGGTGACGAGTCCAGAGAGCTTGCAGGCGAGGCGAGAATGCTCTGCGAGCGCGCTCATGCCGTCGCGCCAGCCGGCGAGGTCGCCGGTGACGAGGTCGGGCTTGGCGCCATGGTCGATGACGCAGGTCAGGGTCGGATGCCGCTCGAGCATGGCGAGCATCGCTGCGATATGGCGCGGCTTCAGCAACGCGTCGAAGACGAGGCCGTTTGCGATCATCGCCTTGAAGGCCGGTGACAGTTGCGGGCGCGCCAGCCAGTCGTCATCGGGGATGTCCTGGACCATGGGCCGCAGGCCGACGAGCAGCGGATCGTCGGCCAGGGCTGTGATGCGCTTCACTGCGTCGGATGCATCGAAATCGGTCCAGCCGACGACGCCAGCGACGAAAGGTGTCTTCCCGGCGATATCGAGGAGGTAGGCCGTCTCGGCCTCAGTCGGAGCCGCCTGGACCAGGATGGTGCGTTCAATGCCCTGCGCGGCAAGAAGCGGGGCGAGGTCGGCCGGGCCGAAATCGCGATAGATCGGTCCGAGCGCCGGCGTCAGCCAGCCATAATCGCCGCGGGCGAGGCTCCAGAAGTGCTGGTGGGCGTCGATGCGCATGAGGTCAGGCCGGGACCGGGACATCGGCGCCGAGCAGACCCTCGGTTTTCAGCTCTGTCCAGAGCGCGGCCGGAACGGGCGCTGAGAGCTCGGCGACCTGATCGGCGACCTCCTCCGGCTTGACCGCGCCCATGACCAGGCTCGCCACGGCGGGATGGCCGAGCGG
This genomic interval from Bosea sp. 29B contains the following:
- a CDS encoding amidohydrolase family protein; amino-acid sequence: MRIDAHQHFWSLARGDYGWLTPALGPIYRDFGPADLAPLLAAQGIERTILVQAAPTEAETAYLLDIAGKTPFVAGVVGWTDFDASDAVKRITALADDPLLVGLRPMVQDIPDDDWLARPQLSPAFKAMIANGLVFDALLKPRHIAAMLAMLERHPTLTCVIDHGAKPDLVTGDLAGWRDGMSALAEHSRLACKLSGLVTEAGPDWTLETLRPVVDHLLASFGPERLIFGSDWPVVMLRASYGQWIEAAEALLSDLTKAQRAAVFGGNARKLYLSQRGRQ
- a CDS encoding YqaA family protein; its protein translation is MFERLYLWTLSLAARRSAQVWLAVVAFIESSFFLIPADVLFVPMALAKPERAYRLALIATVFSTLGGIAGYALGYYAFDALARPVLAFYGKLGAFEQLRACAGPDTTLLLLTTSGLAHLPPIKVVTILAGAVHIGLGFFVLSCVLARGARFFALAFLLRRYGETIRHFIEKRLKLIALGGAALLILLYFGLKLLTGSGQLLSC
- a CDS encoding DUF3617 family protein codes for the protein MRAVAITVAASVLGAIPAFADELPQRKPGLWESKSTSAEGETSAKQCVGPGTDRAMVGGMAGAACSKMEVTKTGTGYAVATECAIGQIKAVGSSVVTGDFQTSVRTEGTTKLTGMPGQAGTVERKLVVEAKRVGDCGPGQKPGDIIMPDGKVISMPGAAGAKP
- a CDS encoding DoxX family protein; its protein translation is MATDIILAGAESAAIAGRLLLGGAFAFAGLRNIVNRGLLASLIGARSVPLPAVTLWLGIALQIIAGLMIICGIQVSLAALMLFAFLLAATPMFNNFWDHQGLDRANRINGFVANIAIAGGILGLIGQT
- a CDS encoding RbsD/FucU domain-containing protein encodes the protein MLRDIDPVLSADLLWVLAAMGHGDDLALVDANHPAEKIARATTSGRLVRLPGLSMARAARAILSVLPIDDFEPQPARRMLVVGDAGTIPDVQHQVQAELDRALGRPELLAGIERFAFYEAAKQAFAVVQVGDPRPYGCFLFRKGVIAGEPG